A portion of the Oncorhynchus gorbuscha isolate QuinsamMale2020 ecotype Even-year linkage group LG19, OgorEven_v1.0, whole genome shotgun sequence genome contains these proteins:
- the LOC124005521 gene encoding LOW QUALITY PROTEIN: homocysteine-responsive endoplasmic reticulum-resident ubiquitin-like domain member 2 protein (The sequence of the model RefSeq protein was modified relative to this genomic sequence to represent the inferred CDS: inserted 2 bases in 1 codon; deleted 2 bases in 1 codon) — MDPGAVDSPVTLVIKAPNQKYDDQTINCFLNWTVEKLKSHISNVYPSKPSSKDQRLVYSGHLLQDHLQLRDVLRKQEGYHMMHLVCASRTPPASPTPHCSASSSLTTDPGSSSGSSDTAGSTPQATAPNQDSQSAASSVTGSYDGLRHRGDFPQFNPQNPSSTGIMQWPDGTQVPVQGGMAAGVPPHPMYMPMQVLWWQQMYAHHYYMQYQAAVAASQPPSTPPSSPSPTRSPXQPAQPNEAPPPLGPNPAPNPIQEDRPANPNIQMNAQGGAVLNEDELNRDWLDWMYTVSRAAILLSILYFYSSFGRFVMVIGAMLLVFLHRAGWFPFRPELQNPGGEGAGLAHQDEAERHQDIQEMERMMDEGLEDEEGDSGEEGPEDPAAPAAPRHHGFLASTWSFISTFFTSLIPEGPPHPAN; from the exons ATGGACCCAGGAGCAGTTGACAGTCCCGTCACCTTAGTTATCAAGGCCCCCAACCAGAAGTATGACGACCAGACAATAAACTGTTTTCTCAACTGGACAGTGGAGAAACTGAAGAGTCACATCTCAAATGTGTACCCAAGCAAGCCG TCATCCAAGGATCAGCGGCTGGTATACTCGGGCCATCTCCTCCAGGACCACCTGCAGCTGAGGGATGTCCTCAGGAAG CAAGAGGGTTATCACATGATGCACCTGGTGTGTGCCTCTCGTACCCCTCCAGCGTCGCCCACGCCGCACTGCTCCGCCTCCAGCTCTTTGACCACTGACCCCGGCTCCAGCTCTGGG AGTTCAGACACTGCTGGCTCCACCCCTCAAGCCACAGCACCaaatcaggacagtcagtccgcCGCCTCCTCAGTAACAGGAAGTTATGATGGGCTAAGGCACCGTGGAGACTTCCCCCAATTTAACCCTCAAAATCCTTCCTCTACTGGTATAATGCAATG GCCAGATGGGACGCAGGTCCCGGTACAGGGTGGTATGGCTGCAGgtgtg cccccccaccccatgtACATGCCCATGCAGGTTCTCTGGTGGCAGCAGATGTATGCACACCACTACTACATGCAATA TCAAGCAGCAGTGGCGGCCTCACagcccccctccacccctccctcctcccccagtccCACCCGCTCCCC CCAACCCGCACAGCCAAATGAAGCTCCGCCTCCCCTGGGGCCTAACCCCGCCCCTAACCCTATCCAAGAGGACAGGCCGGCCAATCCCAATATCCAGATGAATGCCCAGGGCGGGGCCGTGCTAAATGAGGACGAATTGAACCGTGATTGGTTGGACTGGATGTACACGGTCTCCCGCGCCGCCATTTTGCTCAGCATCTTATATTTttactcctcctttggccgcttCGTCATGGTGATAGGCGCCATGCTGCTCGTCTTTTT GCACAGGGCTGGTTGGTTCCCTTTTAGGCCAGAGCTGCAGAACCCCGGAGGAGAAGGAGCGGGGTTAGCTCATCAGGACGAGGCAGAGCGACACCAGGACATCCAGGAGATG GAGCGGATGATGGATGAAGggctggaggatgaggagggcgACAGTGGAGAGGAAGGCCCAGAGGACCCGGCAGCTCCCGCTGCCCCCCGCCACCACGGCTTCCTGGCCTCCACCTGGTCCTTCATCAGCACCTTCTTCACCTCCCTCATCCCAGAGGGACCCCCCCACCCAGCCAACTAA